The genomic interval CCGCGAACGTCGCTATTGTCATAACGGCCTAATACGCGAAATGTTGTATCGGACAGTTGCTGTCCGATGTCTTGCGTTTCTATGAAGCAACACGAGTCAATATTAGCGAGGTCAATGATGTTAATGCCTCCCGTGGCACGTTCGGCCGGAGCAAAAGGGTCGTTCAAGTCGCGCAGCAGGATGCGCACCTGTGGCGGCGTTTGAAAAACATCAGAATTGACGGCATAACACTGTGAAAGCAGTTCTGTCATGCCGTATTCTGAGTGTACCTGACAGCCGAAAGCACGGCGGAGGGTTTCATGTACTTCTTGCCGAATCATTTCGCGGCGGCGTCCCTTCATGCCACCTGTTTCCATCACAATCAAATCGGGCAGGTGCATAGGGTACTGCTCGGCAAAATCGAGCAGGGCATAAGTTACACCCAGCAAAATGGTTTTTTTCCCTTGCGAACAAGTTTCTTGCAGGCGCTGTGCCAGTTCGTTGAAATTATGCAGAAAAAACCCCGAAGGTTGAGCTGTGCTTTTCATAAAATCTTCCGCCATAAACACCAGCGAGGAGTTGCCCTTTTCCAGATAAGACGGCAGCAGGGCAAACAAATGATAGTCGGCAAGGTTGCCGTAGAAATATTCAAAAATGCGGCGCGCATTGGCACTGTAAAAAGCCGCATCGGCAACATAGTGGCGGCTGTTGATGCTGCCCGTTGTACCACTGCTTTCAAAAATCACTTCGGCCTCTTGTGGGGTGCTGCCTATGCGGTGGTATTTGAAAAAGTTGATAGGCATAAAAGGTATCTGCCTGATTGTCTGAATGGTATCTATATCTGTTTTTAATGCGGCAAGGTAGGCCGCGTAGGTGTTGCAATGCACGGCTTGATAGCGAAACGCCTGCAAAGCCATTTCGTTAAAATTATTTGCGTTAATATGTTGTAAACTCGTTTTAAATCTTTGCGTAAATTGCATTGGTAAACTTTCTGTTAAACCCAAAAATACTCCATGCTGTCAAGAAATGCTTTAATTGCTTGTTTTTGCTTAGTAACGCTAACGGCCTGCTTTCGGGAGCCCAATTATTCGGTTGTGCCGGAAATAACATTTCAAAATATAGTGGTAAGCCCCGGCCGATTCCCGCAGACAGATTCTATCGCTATTTTTATTACCTATAAAGACGGCGACGGCGACTTAGGCCTTGGCGACCAAGACATCAATCCGCCATTCAATATTACCAATCCGGACGGTACACCCAATCGGTTTTATTACAATTATCTCATCAATGTTTTTAAAAAAGAGCGGGGCAGATTTGTTCCTGTTGTATTTTCCGACCCAAGCGTAACGCTGAACGGTCGATTCCCGCGCTTGAACAACCTACCTACACGCACAGCCATTGAAGGCAGCCTGCGCTACGGGTTTAACTTTTTTTATGCATTTGCCGATGCTTATCGCCCCAGGGTGATGCGCGGCGATACGGTTCGCTTTGAGATACAACTGGCAGACAGACAGTTAAATCTGAGCAATATTGTACAAACCGATGAAATCATCATAGGGCAGGTTAGATAAATATTCCAATTAAACACAGCCTTCAAGTTTGCATTTGTGCATTTTAATATTAGATTTGTCTAATATTAATCTTTAACTCTTTTTGTATTTACCCGTTATGGAAGACTTCAATAGGATTATAGAATCGCTGAGTGTTCGTTTTATTCGCTGTCGGCACTTGGATATTTTACATTCGGTTACGGTTAATAATGCCTACGACGTGGAAAATACTTTAATTGTGGTAGGGGAAGGCTCTACCGTAACACTTGAAACAACAGCGGAAACAGCACACGAAGGCGACATGTTGTTTATACCTGCGGGAAGGGCTTGCCATCTTACCTTTGGTATGCGCGACCGCTCCATACAAATTGGTAATGAAGAATTTATCCATAACAGGGAGCAATATTTCCGCAAACACTTGCCTATACAAGAGTTGAAAAACGGAACAAAATTTCAAAACTATTTTCACATTAATTTTGAAGCAAAAGTTTTTGATTCGGTCAGCTTCTTTACTTCGTTAGACATCCCCCCGTTTGTTATTAAAGGCAATAAACGGCTGTTGCAGATAACCGAAGAAATTGTGCGCGAAAGCGAAGCGGATTCGGTAGGACGCGAGCGGGTTATACAACTGCAAACGGATTTGCTGGTGGTGGAAATCATCCGCCATATTTTGGTTAATCATCAGTTCACCGAAAAACTGGCAACCAACAATACCTATTTCAGAGACCCTCGTCTTATTGACATCTTCACCTATATCAAGAATAATCTGAACGGTGATTTGTCTAACCGCGTGTTGGCACAAGTAGCCAATGTTTCGGAAGACTATGTGGGGCAATATTTTAAAATGCTGACCGGCATCAATCCGCAGGATTACATTGAGTACCAGCGAATGGAAATGGCCGTGAATTTGCTGCGTACCAGTAAGAAAAGTATTCGTGCGATTGGCAATGAGGTCGGCTATAAAGATACGGCCTATTTCTGCCGCCGTTTTAAAATGATGTTTGGTATTCCGGCAGGCAAAATGCGTCGTCGGGAAAGCCTTATGAACCTTTAAACAGGATGCGAAAAAACGATTTAGTAAAAATATTCTTCTTGGCGATGGTGCTGGCAGGAATTTTTACGGCCTGCCAGTCTATCCGCCAGATGCGGAACTTCACTCAGTGCGCTTTCAGGCTGCAAGGATTGAGCAAATTTACAGCAGCCGGTATTGACTTTTCGGAAAAGCGCGGTTTGACCGATTTTAACTTTACCGATGCGGCCAAACTGACAAGCGCTTTGGGAGGAAACAACCCTTTTGTTTTTAGTTTTTTGGCCAATGTGGAGGTAAAAAATCCGAATTCGGAGCCGGCAGCCGTAACTCGGTTAGACTGGATTTTGGCTGTGGATGGCAAAGACATTATTGACGGAGCGGTCAATACGCCTGTGCAAGTAGCACCCAATGGCGGGCTTGCTACCATGCCTGTGGCAGTCAATCTGGACTTGAAAAAGATATTTGCCAATGAAGGGCGCGACGCACTTTTGGGATTTGCCTTTGACACAGTCGCCAAAGGCAACAACAGCACACGAATAGCACTCAAAGTAAAACCCTACATCAATATTGCCGGTTTTGCTATTCCCTATCCGGGCTATATCACGGTAAAAAAAGATTTTTAGCCCTAAATCAGGGTTAGTTTTTTGTTGATTTCCATAGCCATCGCTTCTTGGCGAAGTTCCTTTTTCAGCGATTTAACGTATTCTATCACCTCGTCGAGGTGGCGGTTCATATCGTTGTGGGTAACGTAGGTATAAACTACATACACCGTTTCACCGACAAGCCCTGCTTGTTCGCTGTTCCAAACGCCTTCGGCTTGTTTGCTGGTAGCGCCGCCAAAGCGCTCGGCTAAAAAGTTCAACGTGCGCTCTACGTAAGGCTTGGCATCTATTGCTTTGTCCACGTCAATTGTGGTGGGGATGAAAATGCCGATGTTATTACTGCGTTCTAATCGGTCTATCAGCATTTCAAATATGTTTTGCAACACTGTCGGCACGGGCAATTTTTCATGTTCGCCTACTTTGAGTGAAGGGAAGTCGGGAATAAACGGAATGTAGAAATCGGTTCCGGCATCGGCAGGGTAGTGCTGCAACTCCTCGCTGGTGCTGTTTACAAGGGTAAATATCTGCACCTCATCGCGGCGGATATGCTTGCGCAGCATTTGTTGGACATTTACTAACTGTGCATCTTTTACTTTATCGGGAGGAGTGAGCAAGATAATTTGCTTGACATAATCAAGCAGCATGACAATATCTTGGTCAAGATTGCCGTCTGCGTCTTCATCCAGCGATTCATTCAGCGTTATTACCACATTTTCATATTCGGTGATGATATTGTCGAGCATGAAAGTAGTTTTGACTACATCGGGAAGGGCGGGGTCGTCCAATGAAATGAGGAAATCGGAGCCGTGCTTGCTTTTGTACAACTTGGTTCGTTTTTCAATACCCAAGTCGGCAATTAATTTTTGTGGAACGGGATACTCGGTGTAAACCGTGCGCGCACTTGTTTTTTCTGCCAGACAGTTGGCGAGCATAACCCCGATGCTGGTGGCACCCTGTCCCTCAAATACATTGAGAATCAGTACCATTCTTGCTTTTGCGGAACGCGCCATGCGGCGGTTGGCATCTACTAAATAGCGCCCCAACATCTTCGCCAGTTCTATGGCAACAACAGGATGCCGGTGCAGCACTTCCATGAAATGTTCGCGCCTGATTACGCGCACATCTACGTCTGTGATGGCTTTTACGGTTGCCGAGCGCGGTTGATTTTCCAGTATTCCTACTTCGCCGAAAGTATTACCGGGCATCAAATAGGCGAGCGTCTGCGTTTGGTGGTTGGCTCCCATGCGTTGCACGGCCACAATGCCATTGGTAATTACATAAAGGCTGTCGCTTGGGTCACCCTGCCACACAATGGTTTCGTCGGGAAAAAACTGCCGAAGTTTGGTTTTGGCCGCAATGGTTTGCAATACTTCTTTGGGCAATTGCTTGAAAAGTGCAGACTGGCGCAGCGCTGAAATAGCATTGTCGCTGATTTTCATGGGGTATCGGGATTATGGCAACTAAGTTAGTGTTTACAGGTCTGATTTTTGGCGGCATCTTATCAAACGACATAAAAAAACACCGATTACCCATCGTAACCGGTGCTTGTTGTCATTGAGAGAAACTTTTACTTTGTTGTGCCGATTGGTTCAACTTGAGCTTTTTGCGGTGTACCTTGGCGATAGTAAGCCACAAAAACCAGCATAGCTCCAATGCAGATGAGTAAGAGTAGCTTTTTCATCATGTTTCCTAATCATGTAGTTTGTCGGTAGGTTGAAAAATGCCGTACGAAAGTAGTGTTTTTTTTCAGAAAAACAACTATTTCTGCCTGAAAAACAAGCGGATAGGTACTCCTTCCAAACCAAAATGCTCGCGCATTTTATTTTCCAGATAGCGCTGGTAAGACTCCTGAATGTACTGCGGCAAATTGCAGTAAAATGCAAACGTAGGGCACTTTGCCGGAAACTGGGTGATGTATTTTATCTTCACAAATTTGCCTTTGATGGCCGGCGGCGGATAGTTTTCTATCTCTTTCAGCATTACCTCGTTCAGTTGGGAGGTAGGAATTTTTCTGAACTTGTTGTGATATACTTCCACAGCCTTTTCCATGGCCTGAAAAATGCGCTGTTTGTTAATTACGGAGGTAAACAAAATAGGCATGTAGTCAATAGGCGCTAAACGCTTGCGAATGGAATCTTCTATTTGTTTAGCGGTTTTGCTGTCTTTTTCTACCATGTCCCATTTGTTAATCATCAGTACGATGCCTTTGTTGTAGCGATGTGCCAATGAAATAATGCTCACGTCTTGCGACTCCAGCCCTCGGGTAGCATCCACCATTACGATACATACGTCCGAATCTTCCAAAGC from Rhodoflexus caldus carries:
- a CDS encoding long-chain fatty acid--CoA ligase, translating into MALQAFRYQAVHCNTYAAYLAALKTDIDTIQTIRQIPFMPINFFKYHRIGSTPQEAEVIFESSGTTGSINSRHYVADAAFYSANARRIFEYFYGNLADYHLFALLPSYLEKGNSSLVFMAEDFMKSTAQPSGFFLHNFNELAQRLQETCSQGKKTILLGVTYALLDFAEQYPMHLPDLIVMETGGMKGRRREMIRQEVHETLRRAFGCQVHSEYGMTELLSQCYAVNSDVFQTPPQVRILLRDLNDPFAPAERATGGINIIDLANIDSCCFIETQDIGQQLSDTTFRVLGRYDNSDVRGCNLLLY
- a CDS encoding cyclic nucleotide-binding domain-containing protein, giving the protein MKISDNAISALRQSALFKQLPKEVLQTIAAKTKLRQFFPDETIVWQGDPSDSLYVITNGIVAVQRMGANHQTQTLAYLMPGNTFGEVGILENQPRSATVKAITDVDVRVIRREHFMEVLHRHPVVAIELAKMLGRYLVDANRRMARSAKARMVLILNVFEGQGATSIGVMLANCLAEKTSARTVYTEYPVPQKLIADLGIEKRTKLYKSKHGSDFLISLDDPALPDVVKTTFMLDNIITEYENVVITLNESLDEDADGNLDQDIVMLLDYVKQIILLTPPDKVKDAQLVNVQQMLRKHIRRDEVQIFTLVNSTSEELQHYPADAGTDFYIPFIPDFPSLKVGEHEKLPVPTVLQNIFEMLIDRLERSNNIGIFIPTTIDVDKAIDAKPYVERTLNFLAERFGGATSKQAEGVWNSEQAGLVGETVYVVYTYVTHNDMNRHLDEVIEYVKSLKKELRQEAMAMEINKKLTLI
- a CDS encoding helix-turn-helix domain-containing protein, coding for MEDFNRIIESLSVRFIRCRHLDILHSVTVNNAYDVENTLIVVGEGSTVTLETTAETAHEGDMLFIPAGRACHLTFGMRDRSIQIGNEEFIHNREQYFRKHLPIQELKNGTKFQNYFHINFEAKVFDSVSFFTSLDIPPFVIKGNKRLLQITEEIVRESEADSVGRERVIQLQTDLLVVEIIRHILVNHQFTEKLATNNTYFRDPRLIDIFTYIKNNLNGDLSNRVLAQVANVSEDYVGQYFKMLTGINPQDYIEYQRMEMAVNLLRTSKKSIRAIGNEVGYKDTAYFCRRFKMMFGIPAGKMRRRESLMNL